In the Acidobacteriota bacterium genome, ATGACGGCCGCGGCGTTCCGCACCCTGATGAGCGACGGATCGATCGAGATCCCGAGCTTGTTGAGCATGTTCGCGATGCTGACGGTCGTGAACCGGGCCTGCGTGCCGTCCCCCGTCCCCGCCAGGCCCACGACGATCCCGTAGCCGATGAGCTGCTGATCGCGCACCCCGTCCACGCGCGCGATGTCCTTGATCCGCGTCGCCGCAAAGGCAGGCTCAGCGAAGAACGCAGGCTCCCCGAAGAGCGCAGGCGCCGCAAAGAGGGCGAGCGCCGCCAGCCACGTTCCGGTGAGTCGAGCCATGTCTCTCAAGAGCGCCTCCGGCCGGATCAGAACGGCCACACGCGGTCGAAGAACTTCGCCAGCCAGCCATCGCGGAGCGCGGAGTCGATGTCGCCGCGCCCGCCGAGGTGGAACTCGAGATCCGAGAGGTTCGACGAGGCCACGCTGTTCGCGCTCGACAGATCGATCGGGCGCGCCACCCCCGCCAGCCACAGCACCTGCGTCTCGCGGTTCACGGTCACGTCCTTCGAGCCGACGATGACGAGGTCGCCGTTCGGCAGCACCGCGAAGACGCGCGAGGAGACGACCGCGGTCACGTCGTTGGAGCGGGCGGTCGTTCCCTCCCCCTTGAAGCTCTTGTCGCGCGAGTAGTTCAGGAGGTTCGACATGTTGAACCCCGAGTTCACGCGCCCGTTCATCTGGGCCTCGAGGCCGAAGAGGCTCGGGATCCCGTACGCCCCCGCCCCCTTCTTGCTCGTGTCGGTGCTGGCCCCCTGCTTCGCGTCGGTCTGCTCGGTGATCAGCACCCGGACGATGTCGCCGGGCTTGAACGAGCGGTTGTCGGCCGCGAGGGCGCCGCGCGGGCTGCTCTCGCTCCAGAGGGAGCCGGGGGTTGCGGCCGGGGGGGATTGCATCGCGGCGAGCTTCCGGTTCAGCGCGCCCCCGATGAGGTACGGATCGGCGTCGAGCTTCCGGTGCGCGGAGCAGGCCGGTGCGAGGAGCGCCGCCGTGGTCACGGCGACCAGCGCGCGCCGGAGAGTGTGTGAAGCTCTCATCGGTCGAGCCTCCCCAGCTCCAGCGCCGGCTCCTCGAGGCGCACGAGGCCTCGCCCCACCACGCGCGCGAGGACGGTCTGGCCGGACGTCGAGTTGACGACCGGGATCCTCTCGCCGTGGACTCCGTCCCGCGCGGCGGTCGCCGAGACGCGCGCGGTGAAGCCGCGCCCCTCGGCCACGAGCGTGACGGACTGGCCGCGGAGCACCTCGCGCGGTGAGGCGAGGAGCGGCTCGACCAGGAGCGTCCCCGCGGCGACGGCCGATCGCGTCTCGCGCCCGACCACCCTCGCGCGGGCGTCCTTCGGATCGAGCCCTTCCGGAAGCGCCCGCGTCTCCACGCGCACGTCCCCCTCCTCGAGGGTTGTTCCGCGCGCGAGATCCCGCGCCGCGACGCTCACGTCGGCTTCGACGATCAGCGTCCCCGTGAGGACGAGCGCGCGCACGGGACGCCCGTCCTGCTCGACGATCGCCGTCACCGCGAGCGCGCCGGTGACGGGTGGGCGGCCCAGGCGGAACCGGATGGAGCCCTCGGGGTTCGGGGGAGTGATCCCCGCCGGGAGCGCGAGCGACACGGCGCGCACGCCGAGGCCAAGCTCCCGGGCCCGCTCGCGGACGAAGTCGCATCCGAGCCGCACGATGCCCCCCTCCGGGGGCGCGGCGCCGGGAGCGCTTTCCGCGGCGGACGCGGCCGCCGGGAGGAGGATCGCCAGGAGAAGCGCCGCGGCGTCAGCGGGCCAGCGTGTTGAGGCTCGAGAGCATCTCATCGGAGGTCCTCACGGCGCGCGAGTTCAGCTCGTACGCCCTCTGCGCCGCGATCAGGGAGACGAGCTCCTGAACGACGCTCACGTTCGACATTTCAATGAACCCCTGGCCGATCGTCCCGAACCCCTGCGCCCCGGGGGTGCCGAGGTTCGGCTCCCCCGACGCCGCCGTGGGGTTGAAGAGGTTGCCGCCCAGCGCGTTGAGCCCCGCCTCGTTCGCGAAGCGCGCCAGCTCGATCGTGCCGACCTGGTTCGGGGCGGTCTGCCCCGGCTGATCCACCGAGACGGTGCCGTCGGCCCCGACCGTCACGCGGAGCGTGTCGGGGGGGATCGTCACGGGAGGATCGAGCGCGAACCCCTGGGAGTTCACGAGGACCCCGTCCTGGTTCTGGCTGAGCGCGCCGTCCCGCGAGTACGCCGTGGTCCCGTCCGGCATGAGCACCTTGAAGAACCCCTGCCCCTGGATGATCAGGTCCAGAGGGTTCCCCGTGCTCTGGAAGTCCCCCTGCGAGAAGACCTTCTTCACCGCCGAGACCTTCGAGCCGTGGCCGACCTGCGCTCCGGTCGGGAAACGGGTCGACGTCGACGACGACGCCCCCGGGCTGACGAGCGTGGTGTAGAGAAGATCCTGGAACTCGGCCCGGCTCTTCTTGAACGCGGTGGTGTTCACGTTCGCCAGGTTGTTGGCGATGGTGTCGACGTTGACCTGCTGCGACTCCATCCCCGACGCGGCGATCCAGAGTGCCC is a window encoding:
- a CDS encoding flagellar basal body L-ring protein FlgH, whose amino-acid sequence is MRASHTLRRALVAVTTAALLAPACSAHRKLDADPYLIGGALNRKLAAMQSPPAATPGSLWSESSPRGALAADNRSFKPGDIVRVLITEQTDAKQGASTDTSKKGAGAYGIPSLFGLEAQMNGRVNSGFNMSNLLNYSRDKSFKGEGTTARSNDVTAVVSSRVFAVLPNGDLVIVGSKDVTVNRETQVLWLAGVARPIDLSSANSVASSNLSDLEFHLGGRGDIDSALRDGWLAKFFDRVWPF
- the flgA gene encoding flagellar basal body P-ring formation protein FlgA — encoded protein: MRCSRASTRWPADAAALLLAILLPAAASAAESAPGAAPPEGGIVRLGCDFVRERARELGLGVRAVSLALPAGITPPNPEGSIRFRLGRPPVTGALAVTAIVEQDGRPVRALVLTGTLIVEADVSVAARDLARGTTLEEGDVRVETRALPEGLDPKDARARVVGRETRSAVAAGTLLVEPLLASPREVLRGQSVTLVAEGRGFTARVSATAARDGVHGERIPVVNSTSGQTVLARVVGRGLVRLEEPALELGRLDR
- the flgG gene encoding flagellar basal-body rod protein FlgG — translated: MQRALWIAASGMESQQVNVDTIANNLANVNTTAFKKSRAEFQDLLYTTLVSPGASSSTSTRFPTGAQVGHGSKVSAVKKVFSQGDFQSTGNPLDLIIQGQGFFKVLMPDGTTAYSRDGALSQNQDGVLVNSQGFALDPPVTIPPDTLRVTVGADGTVSVDQPGQTAPNQVGTIELARFANEAGLNALGGNLFNPTAASGEPNLGTPGAQGFGTIGQGFIEMSNVSVVQELVSLIAAQRAYELNSRAVRTSDEMLSSLNTLAR